In Acinonyx jubatus isolate Ajub_Pintada_27869175 chromosome A3, VMU_Ajub_asm_v1.0, whole genome shotgun sequence, a genomic segment contains:
- the ZNF335 gene encoding zinc finger protein 335 isoform X3 has translation MEENEVESSSDAAPGPGRPEEPSESGLGVGTSEAVSADSSDAAAAPGPTEADDSGVGQSSDRGSSSLEEVSESSSSTDPLPHGYLPDSSSVSRGPVEGVTGGPPALVHSSALPDANMLVSDCTASSSDLGSAIDKIIESTIGPDLIPSCITVTSAEDGGTETARYLILQGPDDGAPMASPMSSSTLAHSLAAIEALADGPTSTCLEPPEEARGRPSSPAQPPPSSGTEEPDLQSLEAMMEVVVVQQFKCKMCQYRSSTKATLLRHMRERHFRPAAAATAAGKKGRLVRKWGTSAKTPDEEGPEEEDDDDIVDAGAIDDLEEDSDYNPAEDEPRGRQLRPQRPTPSTPRPRRRPGRPRKLPRLETADLSDGVEGEPLVSSQSGQSPPEPQDPEAPSSSGPGCLVALGKADRGPVEPGVSQSDAENAAPSCQDEPDAPPRRRGRPSRRFLGKKYRKYYYKSPKPLLRPFLCRICGSRFLSHEDLRFHVNSHEAGDPQLFKCLQCSYRSRRWSSLKEHMFNHVGSKPYKCGECSYASVYRKDVARHAAVHSRDRKKRPDPTPKLSSFPCPVCGRVYPMQKRLTQHMKTHSTEKPHMCDKCGKSFKKRYTFKMHLLTHIQAVANRRFKCEFCEFVCEDKKALLNHQLSHVSDKPFKCSFCPYRTFREDFLLSHVAVKHTGAKPFACEYCHFSTRHKKNLRLHVRCRHASSFEEWGRRHPEEPPSRRRPFFSLQQIEELKQQHSAAPGPPASSPGPPEVPPEAAPFQAPETPPLLCSDTLGGATIIYQQGAEESTAMATQTALDLLLNMSAQRELGGTALQVAVVKSEDVEAELASPGEQPSPAGASPQVVTLHVAEPGSSLAAESQLGAPDLPQITLAPGPFGGTGYSVITAPPMEEGTSAPGTPYSEEPPGEAAQAVVVSDTLKEAGTHYIMAADGTQLHHIELTADGSISFPSPDSLAPGAKWPLLQCGGLPRDGPEPPSPARTHRVGDPQGSASPPPTASKAPGLVVPPSPPPAGTASSKKFSCKICAEAFPGRAEMESHKRAHAGPSAFKCPDCPFSARQWPEVRAHMAQHSSLRPHQCSQCSFASKNKKDLRRHMLTHTNEKPFACHLCGQRFNRNGHLKFHIQRLHSPDGRKAGTPTARTPGRTPTQTIILNSDDDTLATLHTALQSGHGVLGPERLQQALGQEHIIVAQEQTVTNQEEATYIQEITTADGQTVQHLVTSDNQVQYIISQDGVQHLLPQEYVVVPEGHHIQVQEGQITHIQYEQGAPFLQESQIQYVPVSPGQQLVTQAQLEAAAHSAVTAVADAAMAQAQGLFGTEEAVPEHIQQLQHQGIEYDVITLTDD, from the exons ATGGAGGAGAACGAAGTGGAGAGCAGTAGCGACGCGGCCCCTGGGCCTGGCCGGCCCGAGGAGCCCTCTGAGAGCGGCTTGGGCGTGGGCACGTCTGAAGCCGTGTCGGCCGACAGCAGCGACGCCGCGGCCGCCCCGGGGCCGACTGAGGCCGACGACTCTGGCGTGGGGCAGAGCTCCGACCGCGGCAGCAGCTCTCTG GAGGAAGTATCTGAGAGCAGCTCCAGCACAGACCCCCTGCCCCATGGCTACCTCCCTGATTCCTCTTCTGTGTCCCGTGGGCCAGTGGAGGGAGTGACAGGCGGCCCCCCAGCACTGGTGCACTCCAGCGCTCTCCCAGACGCCAACATGCTGGTGTCCGACTGCACGGCTTCTTCCTCGGACCTGGGCTCAGCCATTGACAAGATCATCGAGTCCACCATCGGGCCAGACCTAATCCCAA GCTGCATCACCGTAACCAGTGCTGAGGATGGCGGAACCGAGACTGCCCGGTACCTGATCCTGCAGGGCCCGGACGATG GTGCCCCCATGGCTTCGCCGATGTCCAGTTCCACCTTGGCCCACAGCCTGGCAGCCATCGAGGCCCTGGCTGACGGCCCCACGTCCACATGCCTAGAGCCCCCCGAGGAGGCACGGGGGAGGCCCAGCTCCCCAGCACAGCCGCCCCCAAGCTCTGGTACCGAGGAGCCAGACCTGCAGAGCCTGGAGGCCATGATGGAAGTGGTGGTGGTACAGCAGTTCAAGTGCAAGATGTGCCAGTACCGGAGCAGCACCAAGGCCACGCTGCTTCGCCACATGCGGGAGCGGCACTTCCGACCAG cagcagcagcaaccgCAGCCGGTAAGAAGGGGCGTCTGGTAAGGAAGTGGGGTACCTCTGCCAAGACCCCAGACGAAGAGGGGCcagaggaggaagatgatgaTGACATTGTCGACGCTGGTGCCATTGACGACCTAGAGG AGGACAGTGACTACAATCCGGCCGAGGATGAGCCCCGGGGCCGGCAGCTACGGCCCCAGCGCCCTACTCCCAGTACCCCAAGACCCCGAAGGAGACCTGGCCGGCCTCGGAAGCTGCCTCGCCTGGAGACCGCAGACCTCTCAGATG GTGTGGAAGGAGAGCCTCTAGTGAGTTCCCAGAGCGGACAGAGCCCACCAGAGCCTCAGGACCCCGAGGCACCCAGCTCCTCCGGCCCGGGATGCCTGGTGGCCCTGGGCAAGGCCGATAGGGGCCCCGTGGAACCTGGCGTGAGCCAGTCGGATGCAGAGAACGCAGCCCCCTCTTGCCAGGATGAGCCCGATGCCCCACCCCGCCGCCGGGGCCGACCCTCCAGGCGCTTCCTCGGCAAGAAATACCGCAA GTATTATTACAAGTCACCCAAACCGCTCCTGAGGCCCTTCCTGTGCCGCATCTGCGGCTCCCGCTTCCTGTCCCATGAGGACCTGCGCTTCCACGTCAACTCCCATGAGGCCGGGGACCCCCAGCTCTTCAAGTGCCTGCAGTGCAGCTATCGCTCCCGGCGCTGGTCCTCGCTCAAG GAGCACATGTTCAATCATGTGGGCAGTAAGCCCTACAAGTGTGGCGAATGCAGCTATGCCAGCGTCTACCGGAAGGACGTAGCCCGGCACGCAGCCGTGCACAGCCGAGACCG GAAGAAGAGGCCAGATCCG ACTCCGAAGCTGAGCTCCTTCCCGTGCCCTGTGTGTGGCCGTGTGTACCCCATGCAGAAGAGACTCACACAGCACATGAAGACACACAGCACTGAGAAGCCCCACATGTGTGACAAG TGTGGAAAGTCCTTTAAGAAGCGCTACACCTTTAAGATGCACCTGCTCACACATATCCAGGCTGTCGCCAACCGCAG GTTCAAGTGCGAGTTCTGTGAATTTGTTTGTGAGGACAAGAAGGCACTGCTGAACCACCAGCTGTCCCACGTCAGCGACAAGCCATTCAAATGCAGCTTTTGCCCCTACCGCACCTTCCGAGAGGACTTCCTGCTCTCCCATGTGGCTGTCAAGCACACAG GGGCCAAGCCCTTCGCCTGTGAGTACTGCCATTTCAGCACCCGGCACAAGAAGAACCTCCGCCTGCATGTACGGTGTCGGCACGCAAGCAGCTTCGAGGAGTGGGGGCGGCGCCACCCTGAGGAGCCCCCTTCCCGCCGTCgccccttcttctctctgcaGCAGATTGAGGAGCTGAAGCAGCAGCACAGCGCGGCCCCCGGGCCACCCGCCAGCTCCCCAGGGCCTCCTGAG GTTCCCCCAGAGGCAGCACCTTTCCAGGCACCTGAGACCCCCCCACTGCTCTGTTCCGACACCCTTGGTGGCGCCACCATCATCTACCAGCAAG GAGCTGAGGAGTCAACGGCAATGGCCACGCAGACAGCCTTGGATCTGCTGCTGAACATGAGTGCTCAGCGGGAGCTGGGGGGCACAGCCCTGCAG GTGGCCGTGGTGAAGTCGGAGGACGTGGAAGCAGAGTTAGCCTCCCCTGGCGAGCAGCCTTCCCCGGCAGGTGCCTCTCCCCAAGTGGTCACCCTCCACGTGGCAGAGCCGGGGAGCAGCCTGGCAGCGGAGAGTCAGCTGGGTGCCCCCGACCTGCCCCAGATCACCCTGGCACCCGGTCCATTTGGTGGGACTGGCTACAGTGTCATCACAGCACCCCCTATGGAGGAGGGGACATCGGCTCCTGGCACACCTTACAG CGAGGAGCCCCCAGGGGAGGCAGCCCAGGCCGTGGTCGTGAGCGACACCCTGAAAGAAGCTGGCACCCACTATATCATGGCAGCCGATGGGACGCAGCTGCACCACATTGAG CTGACTGCGGATGGTTCCATCTCCTTCCCGAGTCCGGATTCGCTGGCCCCTGGAGCCAAGTGGCCGCTGCTGCAGTGTGGGGGGCTGCCCAGAGATGGCCCTGAGCCCCCATCTCCAGCCAGGACCCACCGGGTGGGAGACCCCCAGggctctgcctccccacctcctACAGCCAGCAAAGCCCCGGGCCTGGTAGTACCCCCCTCGCCGCCACCTGCAGGCACGGCATCATCAAAGAAGTTTTCCTGCAAGATCTGTGCTGAAGCCTTCCCTGGCCGAGCAGAGATGGAGAGTCACAAACGAGCCCACGCCGGGCCTAGTGCCTTCAAGTGCCCCGACTGCCCCTTCAGTGCCCGCCAGTGGCCCGAGGTCCGG GCCCACATGGCGCAGCACTCGAGCCTGCGGCCCCACCAGTGCAGCCAGTGCAGCTTTGCCTCCAAGAACAAGAAGGACCTGCGGCGACACATGCTGACCCACACCAACGAGAAGCCTTTTGCGTGCCATCTCTGCGGGCAGCG tTTCAACCGGAATGGGCATCTCAAGTTCCATATCCAGCGGCTGCACAGTCCTGATGGGAGAAAGGCGGGGACACCTACTGCCCGGACCCCAGGCCGGACCCCCACCCAGACCATCATCCTGAACAGTGATGATGACACGCTGGCCACGCTGCACA cTGCACTCCAGTCCGGTCATGGGGTCCTGGGGCCAGAGCGGCTACAGCAGGCACTGGGCCAGGAACACATCATTGTCGCCCAAGAGCAGACAGTGACCAATCAG GAAGAAGCCACCTATATCCAAGAGATCACCACAGCTGATGGCCAGACAGTACAGCATCTGGTTACCTCTGACAACCAG GTACAATACATCATCTCCCAGGACGGAGTCCAGCACCTGCTCCCCCAGGAATATGTCGTGGTTCCAGAGGGCCATCACATCCAG GTACAGGAAGGCCAGATCACACACATCCAGTATGAACAGGGGGCCCCGTTCCTCCAGGAGTCCCAG ATCCAGTATGTGCCCGTGTCCCCAGGCCAGCAGCTTGTCACACAGGCCCAACTGGAGGCGGCAGCACACTCAGCAGTCACAG CGGTGGCCGATGCTGCCATGGCCCAAGCCCAGGGCCTGTTTGGCACCGAAGAGGCAGTGCCTGAACACATCCAACAGCTGCAGCACCAGGGCATCGAGTACGACGTCATCACCCTGACCGATGACTGA
- the ZNF335 gene encoding zinc finger protein 335 isoform X1: MEENEVESSSDAAPGPGRPEEPSESGLGVGTSEAVSADSSDAAAAPGPTEADDSGVGQSSDRGSSSLEEVSESSSSTDPLPHGYLPDSSSVSRGPVEGVTGGPPALVHSSALPDANMLVSDCTASSSDLGSAIDKIIESTIGPDLIPSCITVTSAEDGGTETARYLILQGPDDGAPMASPMSSSTLAHSLAAIEALADGPTSTCLEPPEEARGRPSSPAQPPPSSGTEEPDLQSLEAMMEVVVVQQFKCKMCQYRSSTKATLLRHMRERHFRPAAAAAATAAGKKGRLVRKWGTSAKTPDEEGPEEEDDDDIVDAGAIDDLEEDSDYNPAEDEPRGRQLRPQRPTPSTPRPRRRPGRPRKLPRLETADLSDGVEGEPLVSSQSGQSPPEPQDPEAPSSSGPGCLVALGKADRGPVEPGVSQSDAENAAPSCQDEPDAPPRRRGRPSRRFLGKKYRKYYYKSPKPLLRPFLCRICGSRFLSHEDLRFHVNSHEAGDPQLFKCLQCSYRSRRWSSLKEHMFNHVGSKPYKCGECSYASVYRKDVARHAAVHSRDRKKRPDPTPKLSSFPCPVCGRVYPMQKRLTQHMKTHSTEKPHMCDKCGKSFKKRYTFKMHLLTHIQAVANRRFKCEFCEFVCEDKKALLNHQLSHVSDKPFKCSFCPYRTFREDFLLSHVAVKHTGAKPFACEYCHFSTRHKKNLRLHVRCRHASSFEEWGRRHPEEPPSRRRPFFSLQQIEELKQQHSAAPGPPASSPGPPEVPPEAAPFQAPETPPLLCSDTLGGATIIYQQGAEESTAMATQTALDLLLNMSAQRELGGTALQVAVVKSEDVEAELASPGEQPSPAGASPQVVTLHVAEPGSSLAAESQLGAPDLPQITLAPGPFGGTGYSVITAPPMEEGTSAPGTPYSEEPPGEAAQAVVVSDTLKEAGTHYIMAADGTQLHHIELTADGSISFPSPDSLAPGAKWPLLQCGGLPRDGPEPPSPARTHRVGDPQGSASPPPTASKAPGLVVPPSPPPAGTASSKKFSCKICAEAFPGRAEMESHKRAHAGPSAFKCPDCPFSARQWPEVRAHMAQHSSLRPHQCSQCSFASKNKKDLRRHMLTHTNEKPFACHLCGQRFNRNGHLKFHIQRLHSPDGRKAGTPTARTPGRTPTQTIILNSDDDTLATLHTALQSGHGVLGPERLQQALGQEHIIVAQEQTVTNQEEATYIQEITTADGQTVQHLVTSDNQVQYIISQDGVQHLLPQEYVVVPEGHHIQVQEGQITHIQYEQGAPFLQESQIQYVPVSPGQQLVTQAQLEAAAHSAVTAVADAAMAQAQGLFGTEEAVPEHIQQLQHQGIEYDVITLTDD, from the exons ATGGAGGAGAACGAAGTGGAGAGCAGTAGCGACGCGGCCCCTGGGCCTGGCCGGCCCGAGGAGCCCTCTGAGAGCGGCTTGGGCGTGGGCACGTCTGAAGCCGTGTCGGCCGACAGCAGCGACGCCGCGGCCGCCCCGGGGCCGACTGAGGCCGACGACTCTGGCGTGGGGCAGAGCTCCGACCGCGGCAGCAGCTCTCTG GAGGAAGTATCTGAGAGCAGCTCCAGCACAGACCCCCTGCCCCATGGCTACCTCCCTGATTCCTCTTCTGTGTCCCGTGGGCCAGTGGAGGGAGTGACAGGCGGCCCCCCAGCACTGGTGCACTCCAGCGCTCTCCCAGACGCCAACATGCTGGTGTCCGACTGCACGGCTTCTTCCTCGGACCTGGGCTCAGCCATTGACAAGATCATCGAGTCCACCATCGGGCCAGACCTAATCCCAA GCTGCATCACCGTAACCAGTGCTGAGGATGGCGGAACCGAGACTGCCCGGTACCTGATCCTGCAGGGCCCGGACGATG GTGCCCCCATGGCTTCGCCGATGTCCAGTTCCACCTTGGCCCACAGCCTGGCAGCCATCGAGGCCCTGGCTGACGGCCCCACGTCCACATGCCTAGAGCCCCCCGAGGAGGCACGGGGGAGGCCCAGCTCCCCAGCACAGCCGCCCCCAAGCTCTGGTACCGAGGAGCCAGACCTGCAGAGCCTGGAGGCCATGATGGAAGTGGTGGTGGTACAGCAGTTCAAGTGCAAGATGTGCCAGTACCGGAGCAGCACCAAGGCCACGCTGCTTCGCCACATGCGGGAGCGGCACTTCCGACCAG cagcagcagcagcagcaaccgCAGCCGGTAAGAAGGGGCGTCTGGTAAGGAAGTGGGGTACCTCTGCCAAGACCCCAGACGAAGAGGGGCcagaggaggaagatgatgaTGACATTGTCGACGCTGGTGCCATTGACGACCTAGAGG AGGACAGTGACTACAATCCGGCCGAGGATGAGCCCCGGGGCCGGCAGCTACGGCCCCAGCGCCCTACTCCCAGTACCCCAAGACCCCGAAGGAGACCTGGCCGGCCTCGGAAGCTGCCTCGCCTGGAGACCGCAGACCTCTCAGATG GTGTGGAAGGAGAGCCTCTAGTGAGTTCCCAGAGCGGACAGAGCCCACCAGAGCCTCAGGACCCCGAGGCACCCAGCTCCTCCGGCCCGGGATGCCTGGTGGCCCTGGGCAAGGCCGATAGGGGCCCCGTGGAACCTGGCGTGAGCCAGTCGGATGCAGAGAACGCAGCCCCCTCTTGCCAGGATGAGCCCGATGCCCCACCCCGCCGCCGGGGCCGACCCTCCAGGCGCTTCCTCGGCAAGAAATACCGCAA GTATTATTACAAGTCACCCAAACCGCTCCTGAGGCCCTTCCTGTGCCGCATCTGCGGCTCCCGCTTCCTGTCCCATGAGGACCTGCGCTTCCACGTCAACTCCCATGAGGCCGGGGACCCCCAGCTCTTCAAGTGCCTGCAGTGCAGCTATCGCTCCCGGCGCTGGTCCTCGCTCAAG GAGCACATGTTCAATCATGTGGGCAGTAAGCCCTACAAGTGTGGCGAATGCAGCTATGCCAGCGTCTACCGGAAGGACGTAGCCCGGCACGCAGCCGTGCACAGCCGAGACCG GAAGAAGAGGCCAGATCCG ACTCCGAAGCTGAGCTCCTTCCCGTGCCCTGTGTGTGGCCGTGTGTACCCCATGCAGAAGAGACTCACACAGCACATGAAGACACACAGCACTGAGAAGCCCCACATGTGTGACAAG TGTGGAAAGTCCTTTAAGAAGCGCTACACCTTTAAGATGCACCTGCTCACACATATCCAGGCTGTCGCCAACCGCAG GTTCAAGTGCGAGTTCTGTGAATTTGTTTGTGAGGACAAGAAGGCACTGCTGAACCACCAGCTGTCCCACGTCAGCGACAAGCCATTCAAATGCAGCTTTTGCCCCTACCGCACCTTCCGAGAGGACTTCCTGCTCTCCCATGTGGCTGTCAAGCACACAG GGGCCAAGCCCTTCGCCTGTGAGTACTGCCATTTCAGCACCCGGCACAAGAAGAACCTCCGCCTGCATGTACGGTGTCGGCACGCAAGCAGCTTCGAGGAGTGGGGGCGGCGCCACCCTGAGGAGCCCCCTTCCCGCCGTCgccccttcttctctctgcaGCAGATTGAGGAGCTGAAGCAGCAGCACAGCGCGGCCCCCGGGCCACCCGCCAGCTCCCCAGGGCCTCCTGAG GTTCCCCCAGAGGCAGCACCTTTCCAGGCACCTGAGACCCCCCCACTGCTCTGTTCCGACACCCTTGGTGGCGCCACCATCATCTACCAGCAAG GAGCTGAGGAGTCAACGGCAATGGCCACGCAGACAGCCTTGGATCTGCTGCTGAACATGAGTGCTCAGCGGGAGCTGGGGGGCACAGCCCTGCAG GTGGCCGTGGTGAAGTCGGAGGACGTGGAAGCAGAGTTAGCCTCCCCTGGCGAGCAGCCTTCCCCGGCAGGTGCCTCTCCCCAAGTGGTCACCCTCCACGTGGCAGAGCCGGGGAGCAGCCTGGCAGCGGAGAGTCAGCTGGGTGCCCCCGACCTGCCCCAGATCACCCTGGCACCCGGTCCATTTGGTGGGACTGGCTACAGTGTCATCACAGCACCCCCTATGGAGGAGGGGACATCGGCTCCTGGCACACCTTACAG CGAGGAGCCCCCAGGGGAGGCAGCCCAGGCCGTGGTCGTGAGCGACACCCTGAAAGAAGCTGGCACCCACTATATCATGGCAGCCGATGGGACGCAGCTGCACCACATTGAG CTGACTGCGGATGGTTCCATCTCCTTCCCGAGTCCGGATTCGCTGGCCCCTGGAGCCAAGTGGCCGCTGCTGCAGTGTGGGGGGCTGCCCAGAGATGGCCCTGAGCCCCCATCTCCAGCCAGGACCCACCGGGTGGGAGACCCCCAGggctctgcctccccacctcctACAGCCAGCAAAGCCCCGGGCCTGGTAGTACCCCCCTCGCCGCCACCTGCAGGCACGGCATCATCAAAGAAGTTTTCCTGCAAGATCTGTGCTGAAGCCTTCCCTGGCCGAGCAGAGATGGAGAGTCACAAACGAGCCCACGCCGGGCCTAGTGCCTTCAAGTGCCCCGACTGCCCCTTCAGTGCCCGCCAGTGGCCCGAGGTCCGG GCCCACATGGCGCAGCACTCGAGCCTGCGGCCCCACCAGTGCAGCCAGTGCAGCTTTGCCTCCAAGAACAAGAAGGACCTGCGGCGACACATGCTGACCCACACCAACGAGAAGCCTTTTGCGTGCCATCTCTGCGGGCAGCG tTTCAACCGGAATGGGCATCTCAAGTTCCATATCCAGCGGCTGCACAGTCCTGATGGGAGAAAGGCGGGGACACCTACTGCCCGGACCCCAGGCCGGACCCCCACCCAGACCATCATCCTGAACAGTGATGATGACACGCTGGCCACGCTGCACA cTGCACTCCAGTCCGGTCATGGGGTCCTGGGGCCAGAGCGGCTACAGCAGGCACTGGGCCAGGAACACATCATTGTCGCCCAAGAGCAGACAGTGACCAATCAG GAAGAAGCCACCTATATCCAAGAGATCACCACAGCTGATGGCCAGACAGTACAGCATCTGGTTACCTCTGACAACCAG GTACAATACATCATCTCCCAGGACGGAGTCCAGCACCTGCTCCCCCAGGAATATGTCGTGGTTCCAGAGGGCCATCACATCCAG GTACAGGAAGGCCAGATCACACACATCCAGTATGAACAGGGGGCCCCGTTCCTCCAGGAGTCCCAG ATCCAGTATGTGCCCGTGTCCCCAGGCCAGCAGCTTGTCACACAGGCCCAACTGGAGGCGGCAGCACACTCAGCAGTCACAG CGGTGGCCGATGCTGCCATGGCCCAAGCCCAGGGCCTGTTTGGCACCGAAGAGGCAGTGCCTGAACACATCCAACAGCTGCAGCACCAGGGCATCGAGTACGACGTCATCACCCTGACCGATGACTGA